A window of Formosa sp. Hel1_31_208 contains these coding sequences:
- the rpoB gene encoding DNA-directed RNA polymerase subunit beta, with product MLANTAERLNFSSIINRTEYPDFLDIQIKSFQDFFQLETKSEQRGNEGLYNTFMENFPITDTRNQFVLEFLDYFIDPPRYTIEECIERGLTYSVPLKARLKLYCTDPEHEDFETIVQDVYLGTIPYMTPSGTFCINGAERVVVSQLHRSPGVFFSQSFHANGTKLYSARVIPFKGSWIEFATDINQVMYAYIDRKKKLPVTTLFRAIGFERDKDILEIFDLAEEVKVSKSGLKKVIDRKLAARVLNTWHEDFVDEDTGEVVSIERNEIVLDRDTVIDKDNIEEILEAGVKTILLHKETSQQGDYAIIHNTLQKDPTNSEKEAVEHIYRQLRNAEPPDEETARGIIDKLFFSDQRYSLGEVGRYRMNKKLQLDIGMDKQVLTKEDIITIIKYLIELINSKAEIDDIDHLSNRRVRTVGEQLSSQFGVGLARMARTIRERMNVRDNEVFTPIDLINAKTLSSVINSFFGTNQLSQFMDQTNPLAEITHKRRLSALGPGGLSRERAGFEVRDVHYTHYGRLCPIETPEGPNIGLISSLSVYAKVNSMGFIETPYRKADNGVVDIKNTPIYLSAEEEEDMLIAQANIRVDNSGKILEDKIIARQEGDFPVIDPANVHYTDVAPNQIASISASLIPFLEHDDANRALMGSNMMRQAVPLLRPQAPIVGTGLERQVASDSRVLINAEGNGTVEYVDANEITIKYERSEEAAMVSFESDTKTYPLVKFRKTNQGTSINLKPIVEKGDKVKKGQVLCEGYATENGELALGRNMKVAFMPWKGYNFEDAIVISEKVVRDDIFTSIHIDEYSLEVRDTKLGNEELTNDIPNVSEEATKDLDENGMIRIGAEIKPGDILIGKITPKGESDPTPEEKLLRAIFGDKAGDVKDASLKASPSLHGVVIEKKLFSRAIKDKRKRAKDKEDIETLENIYYQKFDDLQAVLVEKLFALVNGKTAQGIYNDLGEEIIPKGKKYTLKMLNAVDDYTHLTSGTWTTDDHLNTLVADLIHNYKIKENDLQGSLRREKFTISVGDELPAGIIKLAKVYVAKKRKLKVGDKMAGRHGNKGIVARIVRQEDMPFLEDGTPVDIVLNPLGVPSRMNIGQIYETVLGWAGQKLGRTYATPIFDGATLDQINEFTDEAGVPRFGHTYLYDGGTGDRFDQPATVGVIYMIKLGHMIDDKMHARSIGPYSLITQQPLGGKAQFGGQRFGEMEVWALEAYGASSTLREILTVKSDDVIGRAKTYEAIVKGEPMPEPGLPESFNVLMHELKGLGLDIRLEE from the coding sequence ATGTTAGCAAATACAGCTGAAAGATTAAATTTCTCTTCCATAATCAACAGAACTGAGTATCCAGATTTCTTGGATATTCAAATTAAATCCTTCCAGGATTTTTTCCAGTTAGAGACAAAATCAGAACAAAGAGGAAATGAAGGACTGTACAACACCTTCATGGAAAACTTTCCAATTACAGATACTCGTAATCAATTTGTTTTAGAGTTCTTGGATTATTTTATTGATCCACCTCGTTATACAATTGAAGAATGTATCGAAAGAGGACTGACATACAGTGTGCCTTTAAAAGCGCGTTTGAAACTGTATTGTACAGATCCAGAACATGAAGACTTTGAAACGATTGTTCAAGACGTATATTTAGGGACGATTCCTTATATGACTCCTAGTGGAACCTTCTGTATCAATGGAGCAGAGCGTGTAGTTGTATCCCAATTGCATAGATCTCCAGGTGTATTCTTTAGTCAATCATTCCACGCGAACGGTACTAAGTTATATTCAGCAAGAGTTATTCCTTTTAAAGGATCTTGGATTGAATTCGCGACAGATATCAACCAAGTGATGTACGCTTACATTGATAGAAAGAAAAAGTTACCAGTTACAACACTTTTCCGTGCTATCGGATTTGAACGTGATAAAGATATTTTAGAGATATTTGATCTTGCTGAAGAAGTTAAAGTGTCAAAATCTGGACTTAAAAAAGTAATCGATCGTAAACTTGCTGCCCGTGTATTGAACACATGGCATGAAGATTTCGTAGATGAGGATACTGGAGAGGTAGTTTCTATCGAACGTAACGAAATTGTATTAGATCGTGATACCGTTATTGATAAAGATAATATTGAAGAAATCCTAGAGGCCGGAGTAAAAACTATTCTTTTACATAAAGAAACGTCACAACAAGGAGATTACGCAATTATTCATAATACATTACAGAAAGATCCAACAAACTCTGAAAAAGAAGCTGTTGAACACATCTACCGTCAATTACGTAATGCTGAGCCGCCAGATGAGGAAACAGCACGTGGTATTATTGACAAATTATTCTTTTCTGACCAACGTTACTCTTTGGGTGAAGTGGGTCGTTACAGAATGAATAAAAAATTACAGTTAGATATTGGAATGGATAAGCAAGTGCTTACTAAAGAAGATATTATAACTATCATTAAATACTTAATTGAGTTAATCAATTCTAAAGCTGAAATCGATGATATCGATCACTTGTCTAACCGTCGTGTGCGTACTGTAGGTGAACAATTATCATCTCAGTTTGGTGTTGGTTTGGCTCGTATGGCTCGTACGATACGTGAACGAATGAATGTTCGCGATAACGAGGTGTTTACTCCAATTGATTTAATTAACGCGAAGACCTTATCTTCTGTGATTAATTCATTTTTTGGTACGAACCAGTTATCTCAGTTTATGGATCAAACTAATCCACTCGCAGAGATAACACACAAACGTCGTCTATCGGCTTTAGGACCTGGAGGTTTATCTAGAGAAAGAGCAGGTTTCGAGGTTCGTGATGTTCATTATACACACTACGGAAGATTATGTCCTATTGAAACGCCAGAAGGACCAAACATTGGATTAATTTCTTCACTATCAGTTTATGCTAAAGTGAATTCAATGGGATTCATTGAAACACCTTATAGAAAAGCAGATAATGGAGTTGTAGATATTAAGAACACTCCTATATATTTAAGTGCAGAAGAAGAGGAAGATATGTTAATCGCGCAAGCGAATATTCGTGTTGATAATAGCGGAAAAATTCTTGAAGACAAAATTATTGCACGTCAAGAAGGAGATTTCCCAGTGATTGATCCGGCTAACGTTCATTATACAGATGTTGCCCCTAACCAGATTGCATCTATTTCGGCATCTTTGATTCCGTTTTTAGAACATGATGATGCTAACCGTGCATTGATGGGATCTAACATGATGCGTCAAGCAGTGCCATTATTGCGTCCACAAGCACCAATTGTTGGAACAGGTCTAGAACGTCAAGTGGCTTCAGATTCGAGAGTATTAATTAATGCAGAAGGGAATGGAACTGTTGAGTATGTTGATGCAAATGAAATCACAATAAAATACGAGCGTTCTGAAGAAGCCGCTATGGTAAGTTTTGAGAGTGATACTAAAACATATCCGTTAGTGAAATTTAGAAAAACCAATCAAGGGACATCTATTAACTTAAAGCCAATCGTTGAGAAAGGTGATAAGGTTAAAAAAGGTCAAGTGCTTTGTGAAGGCTATGCGACTGAAAATGGCGAATTAGCATTAGGTCGTAACATGAAAGTGGCATTTATGCCATGGAAAGGTTACAACTTTGAGGATGCGATTGTAATTTCAGAAAAAGTAGTTCGTGACGATATATTTACATCGATACATATTGATGAGTATTCATTAGAAGTAAGAGATACTAAATTAGGTAACGAAGAATTAACGAATGATATTCCTAACGTTTCTGAAGAGGCTACAAAAGACCTTGATGAAAACGGTATGATTAGAATTGGTGCTGAGATTAAGCCTGGTGATATTCTTATTGGTAAGATTACACCAAAAGGAGAATCTGATCCAACGCCGGAAGAAAAATTATTACGTGCCATCTTTGGTGATAAAGCTGGAGATGTAAAAGATGCATCTTTAAAAGCATCACCTTCATTGCATGGTGTAGTGATTGAGAAAAAATTATTCTCAAGAGCAATCAAAGACAAACGTAAAAGAGCAAAAGATAAAGAGGATATTGAAACTCTAGAAAATATCTACTACCAGAAGTTTGATGATTTACAAGCAGTATTAGTCGAAAAATTATTTGCTCTCGTAAATGGTAAAACAGCTCAAGGTATTTATAATGACTTAGGTGAAGAAATCATTCCTAAAGGAAAGAAATACACACTTAAAATGTTAAATGCTGTAGATGATTATACACATTTAACTTCAGGAACATGGACAACAGACGACCACTTGAATACATTAGTTGCCGATTTAATTCACAACTATAAGATTAAAGAAAATGACCTTCAGGGATCATTGCGTCGTGAGAAATTTACCATTTCTGTGGGTGATGAGTTACCAGCAGGGATTATCAAATTAGCTAAGGTTTATGTTGCTAAAAAACGTAAACTAAAAGTTGGTGATAAAATGGCAGGACGTCACGGTAACAAAGGTATTGTTGCTCGTATCGTTCGTCAAGAAGATATGCCGTTCTTAGAAGATGGAACACCTGTTGATATTGTATTAAACCCATTAGGGGTACCATCTCGTATGAACATCGGACAAATCTATGAAACCGTTCTTGGTTGGGCTGGACAAAAATTAGGGCGTACATATGCTACACCTATTTTTGATGGAGCCACTCTAGATCAAATTAACGAGTTTACAGACGAAGCAGGTGTGCCAAGATTTGGTCATACATACTTATATGATGGTGGTACAGGAGATCGTTTTGATCAACCAGCTACGGTAGGTGTGATTTATATGATTAAACTAGGTCACATGATTGATGACAAGATGCACGCACGTTCAATAGGGCCATACTCATTAATTACGCAACAACCATTAGGTGGTAAAGCACAGTTTGGTGGTCAGCGTTTTGGTGAAATGGAAGTATGGGCACTTGAGGCTTATGGAGCATCAAGTACTTTACGTGAGATCTTAACAGTAAAATCTGATGATGTTATTGGTAGAGCTAAAACTTACGAAGCAATCGTAAAAGGAGAGCCGATGCCAGAACCAGGACTACCTGAATCTTTCAACGTATTAATGCACGAATTGAAAGGATTAGGATTAGATATTAGATTAGAAGAATAA
- the rpoC gene encoding DNA-directed RNA polymerase subunit beta' codes for MARRQDKNTIQRFSKISIGLASPESVLAASRGEVLKPETINYRTHKPERDGLFCERIFGPVKDFECACGKYKRIRYKGIVCDRCGVEVTEKKVRRDRVGHINLVVPVAHIWYFRSLPNKIGYLLGLPSKRLDMIIYYERYVVIQPGEAKNAEGEPLQKMDFLTEEEYLNIMEALPQENRHLDDTDPNKFIAKMGAECLIELLSRIDLNELSFELRHKANTETSKQRKTEALKRLQVVEAFRDSNANRENRPEWMIMKAVPIIPPELRPLVPLDGGRFATSDLNDLYRRVIIRNNRLKRLVEIKAPEVILRNEKRMLQESVDSLFDNTRKASAVKTDSNRPLKSLSDSLKGKQGRFRQNLLGKRVDYSARSVIVVGPELKLFECGLPKNMAAELYKPFIIRKLIERGIVKTVKSAKKIIDRKEPVVWDILENVLKGHPVLLNRAPTLHRLGIQAFQPKLIEGKAIQLHPLVCTAFNADFDGDQMAVHLPLGPEAILECQLLMLASHNILNPANGSPVTVPSQDMVLGLYYMTKLRKSTDEVKVVGEGLTFYSPEEVTIAYNEKKVELNAGIKVRTQDFNEEGELTTQIIETTVGRVLFNEKVPAAAGYINEVLTKKSLRDIIHGILKKTSVPETAAFLDEIKTQGYKFAFQGGLSFSLGDIIIPAEKQGMIDKANGLVDGIMGNYNMGLITNNERYNQVIDIWTSTNAELTELSMKRIREDQQGFNSVFMMLDSGARGSKEQIRQLTGMRGLMAKPKKSNAGGGEIIENPILSNFKEGLSILEYFISTHGARKGLADTALKTADAGYLTRRLVDVSQDVIIYTEDCGTLRGIEVKPLKKNEEIIETLEARIVGRTSLNDVFDPITEELLVEAGGHIHDDVAKRIQASPLDSVEVRSALTCEAKKGICSKCYGRNLATGKMVQRGEAVGVVAAQSIGEPGTQLTLRTFHVGGIAGNISEENKLTVKFDGVAEIEDLKTVKSSDNEGKAVDVVISRTSELKLVDAKTGITLSTNNIPYGSFIYVKPGDKVKTGDVICAWDPYNGVIISEFAGKVKYENIEQGVTYQVEIDEQTGFQEKVISESRNKKLIPTLHIEDSKGETIRSYNLPVGAHLMIDDGEKIKVGKILVKIPRKSAKAGDITGGLPRVTELFEARNPSNPAVVSAIDGVVSFGKIKRGNREIIIESKLGEVKKYLVKLSNQILVQENDYVKAGMPLSDGSITPNDILNIKGPAAVQQYLVNEVQEVYRLQGVKINDKHFEVVVRQMMRKVRIIDSGDTIFLEDQLVHKSDFIEENDKIFGLKVVEDAGDSENLKPGQVLTSRELRDENSILRREDKALVTAREAQPATATPILQGITRASLQTKSFISAASFQETTKVLNEAAVNAKVDFLEGLKENVIVGHRIPAGTGVRKFDNIIVGSKEEFNEMMKVKEEMNYN; via the coding sequence ATGGCAAGAAGACAAGATAAGAATACAATACAGAGATTTAGTAAAATCTCAATTGGTCTAGCATCTCCAGAATCTGTTTTAGCAGCTTCTCGTGGTGAAGTTTTAAAACCAGAAACTATTAATTATCGAACACATAAACCTGAACGTGATGGTTTATTCTGTGAGCGTATTTTTGGTCCTGTTAAGGATTTTGAATGTGCTTGTGGTAAATATAAAAGAATACGCTACAAAGGTATCGTTTGTGATCGCTGTGGTGTTGAAGTAACAGAAAAGAAAGTACGTCGTGATCGTGTAGGACACATCAACCTTGTTGTGCCCGTAGCACATATCTGGTACTTCCGTTCGTTACCAAATAAAATTGGTTACTTACTAGGGTTACCGTCGAAACGTTTAGATATGATTATCTACTACGAAAGATATGTAGTAATCCAACCAGGTGAGGCTAAAAATGCTGAAGGAGAACCATTGCAAAAAATGGATTTCTTAACTGAAGAGGAATACCTTAATATTATGGAGGCCCTTCCTCAGGAAAACAGACATTTAGATGATACAGATCCAAATAAGTTTATTGCTAAAATGGGTGCTGAATGTTTAATCGAGTTATTATCAAGAATCGACTTAAACGAGCTGTCATTTGAATTACGTCACAAAGCAAATACAGAAACCTCTAAACAACGTAAAACAGAAGCGTTAAAACGTTTACAAGTCGTTGAAGCATTTAGAGATTCAAACGCGAATAGAGAGAATAGACCAGAATGGATGATCATGAAGGCTGTTCCAATCATTCCGCCAGAATTAAGACCATTAGTACCTTTAGATGGTGGACGTTTTGCAACATCAGATTTAAATGACCTTTATCGTCGTGTTATTATCCGTAACAACCGTTTAAAGCGCTTAGTTGAAATCAAAGCTCCAGAAGTAATTCTTCGAAATGAGAAGCGTATGTTACAGGAATCTGTAGATTCATTATTTGATAACACTCGTAAAGCTTCAGCTGTAAAAACAGATTCTAACAGACCATTAAAATCGTTATCCGATTCATTAAAAGGTAAGCAAGGACGTTTTCGTCAAAACTTACTTGGTAAACGTGTTGATTATTCGGCGCGTTCGGTAATTGTTGTTGGACCAGAATTAAAATTATTTGAATGTGGATTGCCGAAAAACATGGCAGCAGAATTATACAAACCTTTTATCATTAGAAAACTGATTGAAAGAGGTATTGTAAAAACTGTAAAATCTGCAAAGAAAATTATAGATAGAAAAGAGCCAGTTGTTTGGGATATCTTGGAGAATGTCCTTAAAGGACATCCAGTATTACTGAACCGTGCACCTACTTTACACCGTCTTGGTATTCAGGCTTTCCAGCCAAAATTAATTGAAGGGAAAGCGATTCAGTTACACCCATTAGTGTGTACTGCTTTTAATGCCGATTTTGATGGTGACCAGATGGCGGTTCACCTGCCACTTGGGCCTGAAGCTATTTTAGAGTGCCAATTATTAATGTTAGCATCTCATAATATCTTAAACCCAGCAAATGGTTCGCCAGTAACAGTGCCTTCTCAGGATATGGTGCTTGGTCTATACTATATGACCAAACTTAGAAAATCAACTGATGAAGTTAAAGTTGTTGGTGAAGGCTTAACATTCTATTCTCCAGAAGAAGTAACAATTGCTTACAATGAGAAAAAGGTTGAGCTTAACGCAGGTATTAAAGTAAGAACTCAAGATTTTAATGAAGAGGGTGAGCTAACAACACAAATTATCGAAACTACGGTAGGTCGTGTACTATTTAACGAAAAAGTACCAGCTGCAGCAGGATACATAAACGAGGTATTAACTAAGAAGTCTTTAAGAGATATTATTCATGGTATTCTTAAAAAGACGAGTGTGCCGGAAACAGCAGCGTTCTTAGATGAGATTAAAACTCAAGGATATAAATTCGCATTCCAAGGTGGTTTATCATTTAGTTTAGGGGATATTATTATTCCTGCTGAAAAACAAGGTATGATTGACAAAGCTAATGGATTAGTTGATGGTATTATGGGTAACTATAACATGGGATTGATTACCAATAACGAACGTTATAACCAAGTTATTGATATCTGGACGTCTACAAATGCGGAATTAACTGAGTTGTCTATGAAGCGTATTCGCGAAGACCAACAAGGGTTTAACTCGGTATTTATGATGCTTGATTCTGGAGCTCGTGGATCTAAAGAACAGATTCGTCAGTTAACAGGTATGCGTGGATTAATGGCGAAACCGAAGAAATCGAATGCAGGTGGTGGAGAGATTATTGAAAATCCAATTCTGTCTAACTTTAAGGAAGGGCTCTCAATTTTAGAATACTTTATTTCTACTCACGGTGCGCGTAAAGGTCTTGCCGATACAGCACTTAAAACTGCCGATGCAGGTTACTTAACACGTCGTTTAGTAGATGTATCTCAAGATGTAATTATCTACACTGAAGATTGTGGAACATTAAGAGGTATTGAAGTTAAACCATTAAAGAAAAATGAAGAAATAATCGAAACTCTTGAGGCTCGAATTGTTGGTCGTACATCATTAAATGATGTGTTTGATCCAATTACTGAAGAGTTATTAGTTGAAGCAGGTGGACATATTCATGATGACGTTGCAAAACGCATTCAAGCGTCTCCATTAGATTCTGTTGAAGTACGTTCGGCATTAACTTGTGAAGCCAAGAAAGGTATTTGTTCTAAATGTTACGGTCGTAACTTAGCGACAGGTAAGATGGTACAGCGAGGTGAAGCAGTTGGTGTAGTTGCTGCTCAATCAATTGGAGAACCTGGTACACAGTTGACGCTTCGTACATTCCACGTAGGTGGTATTGCAGGTAACATTTCCGAAGAAAATAAATTAACAGTGAAGTTTGACGGTGTTGCTGAAATTGAAGATCTAAAAACTGTAAAGAGTTCTGATAATGAAGGAAAAGCAGTTGATGTTGTTATTTCTCGTACATCAGAATTAAAATTAGTCGATGCTAAAACGGGTATCACATTAAGTACAAATAATATTCCTTACGGTTCATTCATCTACGTAAAACCAGGTGACAAAGTGAAAACCGGAGATGTTATTTGTGCATGGGATCCATATAACGGTGTAATTATTTCAGAATTCGCTGGTAAAGTGAAGTATGAAAACATCGAACAAGGTGTCACATATCAAGTAGAAATTGATGAGCAAACAGGATTCCAGGAAAAAGTAATTTCCGAATCTAGAAACAAGAAATTAATTCCTACACTTCATATTGAAGATTCTAAAGGAGAAACCATACGTTCATATAATTTACCTGTGGGAGCTCACCTTATGATTGACGACGGAGAGAAAATTAAGGTTGGTAAAATCTTAGTGAAGATTCCGCGTAAATCTGCAAAAGCGGGCGATATTACGGGTGGTTTACCTCGTGTAACTGAGTTATTTGAAGCACGTAACCCTTCTAATCCAGCTGTTGTAAGTGCAATTGATGGTGTTGTCTCTTTCGGAAAAATCAAAAGAGGTAACCGTGAAATTATCATTGAGTCTAAACTTGGTGAGGTTAAGAAATACCTAGTGAAATTATCTAATCAAATTCTTGTACAAGAAAATGATTATGTAAAAGCAGGTATGCCTTTATCTGATGGTTCAATAACACCTAATGATATTTTAAATATTAAAGGCCCTGCAGCAGTGCAGCAATACTTAGTAAATGAAGTACAAGAAGTATATCGTTTACAAGGTGTGAAGATTAATGATAAACATTTTGAGGTTGTGGTAAGACAGATGATGCGTAAAGTTAGAATCATTGATTCTGGTGATACGATTTTCTTAGAAGATCAATTAGTTCATAAATCAGATTTCATTGAAGAAAATGATAAAATTTTCGGATTGAAAGTGGTTGAAGACGCTGGAGATTCTGAAAACCTAAAACCAGGTCAAGTCTTAACATCAAGAGAGTTGAGAGACGAGAATTCTATACTACGTAGAGAGGATAAAGCATTGGTGACGGCTCGAGAAGCTCAGCCAGCAACTGCAACGCCTATCTTACAAGGTATTACAAGAGCATCATTACAAACCAAATCGTTTATTTCTGCGGCATCGTTCCAAGAAACAACGAAAGTTCTTAATGAAGCAGCGGTGAATGCTAAGGTCGATTTCCTTGAAGGATTGAAAGAGAATGTAATCGTTGGTCATAGAATTCCAGCTGGAACAGGTGTTAGAAAATTTGATAACATCATTGTAGGTTCTAAGGAAGAATTTAATGAGATGATGAAAGTAAAAGAAGAAATGAACTACAACTAG
- a CDS encoding DUF3467 domain-containing protein, whose protein sequence is MAEENKNKKPGINIELDEKIAEGTYSNLAIINHSVSEFVIDFVSIMPGTPKSKVKSRIILTPQHAKRLLKALGDNVKRFEKSHGEIKDYEQPPIPLNFGPTGQA, encoded by the coding sequence ATGGCAGAAGAAAATAAAAATAAAAAACCAGGAATTAACATCGAGTTAGATGAGAAAATTGCAGAAGGCACCTATTCAAATCTAGCCATTATCAATCATTCAGTTTCAGAATTTGTAATTGATTTTGTAAGTATTATGCCTGGAACCCCAAAAAGTAAAGTAAAGTCGAGAATAATCTTGACACCACAGCACGCCAAACGTTTGTTAAAAGCTTTAGGGGATAATGTTAAGCGCTTCGAAAAATCTCATGGAGAAATCAAAGATTACGAGCAACCACCGATTCCATTAAATTTTGGACCAACTGGTCAGGCTTAA
- a CDS encoding (4Fe-4S)-binding protein, which produces MKTNPNVFSNNDITVTYNPCQCIYAERCAKELSNVFRQSVIPWIDLEGASSEQIIKQVKKCPSGALQFHVNQEVA; this is translated from the coding sequence ATGAAGACTAATCCCAATGTTTTCAGTAATAATGATATTACTGTAACCTACAATCCGTGCCAGTGCATTTATGCCGAGCGTTGTGCAAAAGAGCTCTCTAATGTTTTTCGTCAATCTGTTATTCCTTGGATAGATCTAGAAGGTGCTTCATCTGAGCAAATCATTAAGCAAGTTAAAAAATGTCCTTCTGGAGCTTTACAATTTCATGTCAATCAAGAAGTCGCATAA